From the genome of Desulfovibrio sp. JY:
ACGAGATGCCGCTGGAAAACCTCATGGCCGAAAAGCAGGCCCTCTCCCGGACCGAACTGGACGATGTCGAACACGCGCTGGCCTACGTGGAGAGCCAGCTGACCACGCTGCGCCAGCAACAGGCGGACCTGGAAAACATGGCCGCCGAGAAATCCGTCGCCCCCATCGCCGTGCGCATGGGCGCCCGGGACATCGACGCCTTGCTTATGCGGCGCGACTACCTGCGGGAAAAGTACGAGCTCGCCAAGCAGAGCTACGACAATGCCGTCATCATCGCCAAGTCCAAGTTCGGCAAGGACCAGGACGTCCACAAACTGCCGCGCATCGGCTATATCCGCTCTCCGGTCAGCGGCTATGTGCTGTGGACCAACTACCGCCTCGTCCCGGGCATGGCCTTCACCAAGCAGGCCTCGCTCATTTCCATCGGCCGCCTCGACCCCATCCTCATCCGGGCCTCGGTGCACGAGATCGCCGCCCAGAAGCTCAAGGTGGGCGATCCCGTGTCCATCGTTTTCCACACCCTGCCCGGCCAGACCTTCCACTCCACCATCAGCAAGGTCGATTTCGTGGCCCAGCCGGCCATGCTGCAGCAGCCGTCGTTTTACAGAATTGAAATCACCATGCCCAACTCCGATCTGCGCATCAAGGAAGGCATGCGCTGCGACGTCACGGTCACCGTGCCGGACGCCGCCAAATAACCCGCCGTATGCTGCAAGCCGCTTTCGCCATCCTGGTCAATTGCGCCGTGTTCGCCGGTGTGGGGCTCGGCCCCATGGCCGTGCTGGCCCGGGGCGTGGGGCTGCCGGCCGTTTTGGCCATGGCCCCGGCCGCCGGCTATGCCCTGGTCAGCGTGACGCTCACCTGCTGGCTGATGCGGGAGGGCACGGTGGGCGCGGCCATGGTCCCCGTCACCGGCGGGCTCCTGGCCGTGTCGC
Proteins encoded in this window:
- a CDS encoding efflux RND transporter periplasmic adaptor subunit, which gives rise to MKSIRFYCALLAVLSLCLPGPASAATLTFLGKSYCPIKYDITWPFSTNAAKAAKQGTGVQANIYELPEDKKKDEKSATELGSDMSRLRILSAPLKVGDKVDEDQILITYEMPLENLMAEKQALSRTELDDVEHALAYVESQLTTLRQQQADLENMAAEKSVAPIAVRMGARDIDALLMRRDYLREKYELAKQSYDNAVIIAKSKFGKDQDVHKLPRIGYIRSPVSGYVLWTNYRLVPGMAFTKQASLISIGRLDPILIRASVHEIAAQKLKVGDPVSIVFHTLPGQTFHSTISKVDFVAQPAMLQQPSFYRIEITMPNSDLRIKEGMRCDVTVTVPDAAK